The following proteins are co-located in the Bosea sp. AS-1 genome:
- a CDS encoding GntR family transcriptional regulator — translation MSNSPLALRIANDIVARIGMGEFDTGSHLATEALAKRFEVSRSPVREALAILCEQGVIENRRNRGFFVLPTAQRKGGEGATDPFEPTESAPYYQMAEDWLNDRIGADQTEQAIRERYNLTRSQAQDLLSRAAREGWAEPKPGYGWKLRQVAKTAEAFEEIYRFRAVIEPAALLEPSFRFDRTVAASLRRTQERLASGNLEGLAPAAMTAAGAEFHESIIRMSGNPMFFYALERANQLRRLAEYRLKVNPQRIAVQSSEHLQILDLLAKGDNLEAAHLMRRHLSGALASKSPVVHPRPDDAERDA, via the coding sequence ATGTCCAATAGTCCTCTCGCTCTTCGCATCGCCAACGACATTGTCGCGCGCATTGGGATGGGGGAGTTCGACACAGGATCGCATCTGGCGACCGAGGCCCTGGCCAAGCGCTTTGAAGTCTCACGTTCGCCCGTACGCGAGGCGCTGGCGATCCTCTGCGAACAAGGCGTCATTGAAAATCGCCGGAATCGCGGCTTTTTCGTTCTCCCGACCGCGCAGCGCAAAGGTGGAGAAGGCGCGACTGATCCATTCGAGCCGACGGAAAGCGCTCCCTACTACCAGATGGCAGAAGACTGGTTGAACGACCGGATCGGAGCCGACCAAACCGAGCAGGCCATCCGGGAGCGATACAATCTCACGCGCTCGCAGGCACAGGATCTTCTGTCCCGCGCCGCACGGGAAGGCTGGGCGGAACCGAAGCCCGGCTATGGATGGAAGCTGCGTCAGGTGGCCAAAACTGCCGAAGCCTTCGAGGAAATCTATCGCTTTCGCGCCGTGATCGAACCGGCGGCGCTGCTCGAGCCGAGCTTTCGCTTCGACAGAACCGTCGCAGCCTCGCTGCGGCGGACGCAGGAGCGCCTGGCCTCGGGAAACCTCGAAGGACTCGCCCCCGCGGCGATGACGGCTGCCGGGGCGGAGTTTCACGAGAGCATCATCAGGATGTCGGGAAATCCGATGTTCTTCTACGCTCTCGAACGCGCAAACCAGTTGCGGCGGCTGGCGGAATACCGGTTGAAGGTGAACCCCCAGCGCATCGCGGTGCAGAGTTCCGAGCACCTGCAGATCCTCGACCTCCTGGCGAAGGGGGATAACCTGGAGGCTGCTCATTTGATGCGGCGGCACCTCAGCGGGGCCCTCGCGTCGAAATCCCCGGTCGTGCATCCGCGCCCCGACGACGCCGAGCGCGACGCCTAG
- a CDS encoding ABC transporter substrate-binding protein, which produces MINRRQFVLASAASTGALGLGLPARSQEPPAGYPADYKAVVEKARAEGVVSIYTSTDDVQGRPVVEAFQKAFPGIRVDYNDLGTNGAYNRTISEAAAKQVGSDVVWTSAMDLQMVLVQKGLAEAYKSPEAGHLPGWGNFNDTLYGTTVEPVGILYNKAQLASFKLPKTRADLLAFMRDNKDALKSRLATFDPEKSGSGFLFFSNDAKTMPDTFELVRAFGATEGKTYGSSGAMREKIVSGEHWLAFNIIASYAIEWAAKNPALGYILTSDHTAAFSRVAHISKGAPHPNAARVFLDFLLANTGQSALASVGAPSIRTDVTSGLNLTKLTEMANGNLKPIPITTALLEATEPKNRADFFRRWKEALRG; this is translated from the coding sequence ATGATCAATCGTCGGCAATTCGTGCTTGCGTCGGCCGCGAGCACTGGAGCCTTGGGGCTTGGCCTGCCGGCACGTTCTCAGGAACCGCCTGCCGGCTACCCGGCTGACTACAAGGCGGTCGTCGAGAAGGCGCGGGCCGAGGGTGTCGTCTCGATCTACACCTCGACGGACGACGTGCAGGGCCGCCCGGTCGTCGAGGCCTTCCAGAAGGCCTTTCCCGGCATTCGCGTCGACTACAACGACCTCGGCACCAATGGCGCCTACAATCGTACCATCTCGGAAGCCGCAGCCAAGCAGGTCGGCTCCGATGTCGTCTGGACCTCGGCGATGGATCTCCAGATGGTCCTGGTCCAGAAGGGCCTGGCCGAAGCCTACAAGTCACCGGAAGCCGGCCATCTTCCGGGCTGGGGCAATTTCAACGACACGCTCTATGGAACGACGGTCGAGCCGGTCGGCATTCTCTACAACAAGGCCCAGCTGGCCTCGTTCAAGCTTCCGAAGACGCGGGCGGACCTGCTGGCCTTCATGCGCGACAACAAGGATGCGTTGAAGAGCAGGCTCGCGACCTTCGATCCCGAGAAGAGCGGCTCCGGTTTCCTGTTCTTCAGCAACGACGCCAAGACCATGCCGGATACCTTCGAGCTGGTGCGTGCCTTCGGAGCCACCGAAGGCAAGACCTATGGCAGCTCAGGCGCCATGCGCGAAAAAATCGTATCGGGAGAACATTGGCTCGCATTCAACATCATCGCGTCCTACGCGATCGAATGGGCGGCGAAGAACCCCGCACTCGGCTACATCCTCACCTCGGACCACACCGCGGCTTTCTCCCGTGTCGCCCATATTTCCAAGGGCGCACCGCACCCGAATGCCGCGCGCGTGTTCCTCGACTTCCTGCTGGCGAATACGGGCCAGTCGGCACTGGCGTCGGTTGGCGCACCATCGATCCGCACCGATGTGACGAGCGGCCTCAACCTGACCAAGCTCACCGAGATGGCCAACGGCAATCTCAAGCCGATCCCGATCACCACCGCGCTCCTCGAGGCCACCGAGCCGAAAAACCGCGCGGACTTCTTCCGCCGCTGGAAGGAGGCGCTGCGCGGCTGA
- a CDS encoding iron ABC transporter permease, which produces MSLAAHAPRFRAIVILALFAMVTAPAALIIYQSFLSAPFFDETARPSLEAYAFILTDPEFYRALWTTTLYAVGLVVVAVPLGGLLAFLITRTDLKGRRWLEPLVLVPMFLSSIVLAFGYTVAVGPSGFVTIAFRNIFGAAPWSIYTLPGIILIGGLSHVPTVYLYVASAMRRLPSDLEEAARTAGASIWRVSLDVTLPMVLPALVFSAALNLLLGFETFGIPLVLGDPNGILVLTTYIYKVNTIFGAPTYQVMAAVTVFLILITLPLVFVQRRLLRHARRFAAVGGKGARTNLLKLGGTGQAIALSVIGLWLLVSVVLPVGGIILRAFVENWGEGVRLSEQLTLANFQRVFELPSLSRGIVNTILLAAVGGAFAVAFYLLVGLAGHRNHGRTGTLLDYSVLIPRALPGLIVGLAFFWLFLFVPFLVPLRTTLFSLLIAYTIVGLSYGLRIIQATLLQVAPELEESARTAGATTFRTWRDVVIPLVRPGLAGAWAMIMIVFLREYATGVYLMSAGTEVIGSLMVSLLTSGAMDQIAALSFISILLTAVGLMLALRLGAKIHD; this is translated from the coding sequence ATGTCGCTCGCAGCTCACGCACCCCGCTTCAGGGCCATCGTCATCCTGGCCCTGTTTGCGATGGTCACGGCGCCGGCCGCGCTTATCATCTACCAGAGCTTTCTCAGCGCTCCGTTCTTCGACGAGACCGCCCGCCCCAGCCTGGAAGCCTATGCGTTCATCCTGACGGATCCGGAATTCTATCGGGCTCTCTGGACGACGACCCTCTACGCCGTCGGCCTGGTCGTCGTCGCCGTGCCGCTAGGCGGGCTCCTGGCCTTCCTGATCACACGCACGGATCTCAAGGGGCGACGCTGGCTCGAGCCGCTCGTCCTGGTTCCGATGTTCCTGTCCTCGATCGTGCTCGCCTTCGGCTACACTGTCGCGGTCGGGCCCTCCGGATTCGTGACGATCGCCTTCCGGAACATCTTCGGGGCGGCGCCGTGGAGCATCTATACGCTACCCGGCATCATCCTGATCGGCGGCCTGAGTCACGTCCCGACCGTCTATCTGTATGTCGCCTCGGCAATGCGGCGCCTGCCGAGCGATCTGGAGGAGGCGGCGAGGACGGCCGGAGCCAGCATCTGGCGCGTCTCGCTCGACGTCACGCTCCCCATGGTGCTGCCCGCGCTCGTCTTCAGCGCAGCGCTCAATCTGCTGCTCGGCTTCGAGACCTTCGGCATCCCGCTCGTGCTCGGGGACCCGAACGGCATCCTGGTGCTCACGACCTATATCTACAAGGTCAACACGATCTTCGGTGCGCCGACCTATCAGGTCATGGCGGCGGTCACGGTCTTCCTCATCCTGATCACGCTGCCACTGGTCTTCGTCCAGCGCCGGCTGCTGCGGCATGCCCGCCGCTTCGCGGCCGTCGGCGGCAAGGGCGCACGCACGAACCTCCTGAAACTGGGCGGCACGGGACAAGCCATCGCGCTCTCGGTCATCGGACTCTGGCTGCTGGTTTCGGTCGTTCTGCCGGTGGGTGGAATCATCCTGCGCGCCTTCGTCGAGAACTGGGGCGAAGGCGTCCGCCTGTCCGAGCAATTGACGCTTGCGAATTTCCAACGCGTGTTCGAGCTGCCGAGCCTGTCGCGCGGCATCGTCAACACGATCCTGCTGGCCGCTGTCGGTGGCGCATTCGCGGTCGCCTTCTACCTGCTGGTCGGCCTGGCCGGACACCGCAACCACGGCCGGACCGGCACGCTTCTCGACTACTCCGTGCTGATCCCGCGGGCGTTGCCAGGGCTGATCGTCGGCCTCGCCTTCTTCTGGCTCTTCCTGTTCGTGCCATTCCTGGTGCCGCTGCGGACGACGCTGTTCAGCTTGCTGATCGCCTACACCATCGTCGGCCTGTCCTATGGCCTGCGCATCATCCAGGCGACACTGCTTCAGGTGGCGCCGGAGCTCGAAGAATCCGCCCGCACCGCCGGTGCAACGACCTTCCGCACCTGGCGCGACGTGGTCATCCCGCTCGTGCGCCCGGGGCTGGCCGGCGCCTGGGCGATGATCATGATCGTCTTCCTGCGCGAGTACGCCACGGGCGTCTACCTGATGAGCGCCGGAACCGAGGTGATCGGCTCGCTGATGGTGTCGCTGCTGACCTCCGGTGCGATGGACCAGATCGCCGCGCTTTCCTTCATCTCGATCCTGCTGACCGCGGTTGGCCTGATGCTGGCCTTGCGGCTGGGAGCCAAGATCCATGACTGA
- a CDS encoding ABC transporter ATP-binding protein, with amino-acid sequence MTDLVVDNVQKWLGGLQILSGASFTAQKGRIVALLGASGSGKTTLLRCIAGLEQPEIGAIRIGGTAVLDHEADLALPPEQRQIGLVFQSYALWPHKTVLENVAYGLKLRKVAAAEIKARVEAILDKLGLAHLAARYPDQLSGGQQQRVAICRALVYEPKVLLLDEPLSNLDAKLREEARFWIRKLILDLKICAIMVTHDQAEALAIADQVLLLKGGSIVQSGTPLEIYSRPETFYAADFMGTNNVLSGRLVKASGQADAIDCAGLSLPGVWKDREAPADPEAVRAVIRMEAISVSPEPTADSAPFDVEGCIYLGEKWEYRLKRGDLRLRAQGHEPLAGAVAHCRIPAAATWLFNP; translated from the coding sequence ATGACTGATCTCGTCGTCGACAACGTCCAGAAGTGGCTGGGCGGCCTGCAGATCCTGTCCGGGGCGAGCTTCACGGCGCAAAAGGGCCGCATCGTCGCGCTGCTCGGCGCCTCGGGCAGCGGCAAGACCACGCTGCTGCGCTGCATCGCAGGCCTGGAACAGCCGGAAATCGGCGCCATCAGGATCGGCGGCACCGCCGTTCTGGATCACGAGGCGGATCTCGCCCTGCCGCCGGAGCAGCGCCAGATCGGCCTGGTCTTCCAGTCCTATGCCTTGTGGCCGCACAAGACCGTTCTCGAGAACGTGGCCTATGGCCTGAAGCTCCGAAAGGTCGCCGCAGCCGAGATCAAGGCGAGGGTCGAGGCGATCCTCGACAAGCTCGGCCTCGCGCATCTTGCAGCGCGCTATCCCGATCAATTGTCCGGCGGCCAGCAGCAGCGCGTCGCGATCTGCCGCGCCCTGGTCTACGAACCGAAGGTCCTCCTGCTCGACGAACCTCTCTCGAACCTCGACGCCAAGCTGCGCGAGGAGGCGCGCTTCTGGATCCGCAAGCTGATCCTCGATCTGAAGATCTGCGCCATCATGGTCACGCATGACCAGGCCGAGGCGCTGGCCATCGCGGATCAGGTGCTGTTGCTGAAAGGCGGCAGCATCGTCCAGTCCGGAACGCCGCTCGAGATCTACAGCAGGCCGGAAACGTTTTACGCCGCCGATTTCATGGGCACGAACAATGTCCTGAGCGGCCGATTGGTCAAAGCATCGGGGCAGGCCGACGCCATCGATTGCGCAGGCCTGTCGCTGCCGGGAGTCTGGAAAGACCGGGAAGCTCCGGCTGATCCGGAGGCGGTGCGTGCCGTCATCCGAATGGAGGCGATCTCCGTCTCCCCGGAGCCGACCGCCGACAGCGCTCCCTTCGACGTCGAGGGCTGCATCTATCTTGGCGAGAAGTGGGAATATCGCCTGAAGCGCGGCGATCTGCGGCTGCGCGCCCAGGGACATGAGCCGCTGGCCGGGGCCGTCGCCCATTGCCGCATCCCTGCGGCGGCCACCTGGCTTTTCAATCCGTGA
- a CDS encoding aspartate/glutamate racemase family protein: MTNRIRIALIHATPVAVEPIAQSFREIWPEAEAVGVLDDGLALDRAAAGALTDALSRRIVALAHYGLSTGARAILFTCSAFGPAIEEAARALPVPVLKPNEAMFEEALGHGGDIGMVATFGPAVPMMEQEFAEEAARLRPGARLTSFLVPGAIEALRAGDAETHNRRVAEGAAELGTRDAVLLAHFSTSRASEACRAVTARPVLSSPDAAVRKLRRLLGG, encoded by the coding sequence ATGACCAACCGCATCCGCATCGCGCTGATCCATGCCACCCCGGTCGCGGTCGAGCCGATCGCGCAATCGTTCCGAGAGATCTGGCCGGAGGCGGAAGCCGTCGGCGTGCTGGACGATGGGCTGGCGCTCGACCGCGCTGCCGCCGGCGCGCTCACCGACGCCCTGTCCCGGCGCATCGTGGCGCTGGCGCATTACGGCCTGTCGACCGGCGCACGAGCGATCCTGTTCACCTGCTCGGCCTTCGGCCCTGCCATCGAGGAAGCGGCCCGCGCACTGCCGGTGCCCGTGCTGAAACCGAACGAGGCGATGTTCGAGGAAGCCCTCGGCCATGGCGGCGACATCGGCATGGTAGCCACCTTCGGGCCGGCGGTCCCGATGATGGAACAGGAGTTCGCGGAGGAAGCGGCGAGGCTGCGGCCGGGCGCCCGGCTGACGTCCTTCCTCGTGCCGGGCGCCATCGAGGCCCTGCGCGCCGGCGATGCAGAGACACATAACCGGCGCGTCGCGGAAGGTGCGGCAGAGCTCGGCACTCGTGACGCGGTCCTGCTCGCGCATTTCTCGACGTCGCGGGCGAGCGAAGCCTGCCGGGCCGTGACGGCGCGGCCTGTCCTGTCGTCGCCCGATGCGGCGGTCCGGAAACTGCGCCGCCTGCTGGGCGGCTGA
- a CDS encoding tripartite tricarboxylate transporter substrate-binding protein yields MADAQPFPERPITMVVPFAAGGAADATGRILAEGMSKVLGKAVIIENVGGAGGATGTARVKNARPDGYTIGLGHTGTLAAAVTVMPKLPHNPKTDFAYLGVVATTPNIIFVRKDFPANDLKEFIAVAQQKKEQLTFGHSGNGAASHITCLLFFGLIKAPPTYVPYRGFGQTVNDIIAGKIDGSCDLVASVAGQAQSGLVKALVVASKDRSPTLPDVPTAVEAGIPEFQAETWTGLFAPRNTPKPILDILGKAVAAALNDPEVDKRLATIGARVPDADGRGAAAMQKLVAAEIDRWADILNKAGFKPD; encoded by the coding sequence ATGGCCGACGCCCAGCCCTTTCCAGAACGACCGATCACCATGGTCGTGCCCTTCGCTGCCGGGGGAGCCGCCGATGCCACCGGCCGCATCCTCGCCGAGGGCATGAGCAAGGTGCTCGGCAAGGCCGTCATCATCGAGAATGTCGGTGGGGCGGGCGGCGCGACCGGAACGGCCCGCGTCAAGAACGCCCGACCCGACGGCTACACGATCGGCCTCGGCCACACCGGAACGCTGGCGGCGGCGGTGACCGTCATGCCGAAGCTGCCGCACAATCCCAAAACCGATTTCGCCTATCTCGGCGTGGTGGCGACAACGCCGAACATCATCTTCGTTCGCAAGGACTTCCCTGCGAACGACCTCAAGGAATTCATCGCGGTCGCCCAACAGAAGAAGGAGCAACTGACTTTCGGGCACTCCGGCAACGGCGCGGCCTCGCACATCACCTGCCTGCTGTTCTTCGGGCTGATCAAGGCGCCGCCGACCTATGTGCCCTATCGCGGTTTCGGGCAGACGGTGAACGACATCATCGCCGGCAAGATCGACGGTTCCTGCGACCTCGTCGCCTCGGTCGCGGGCCAGGCGCAGTCCGGGCTGGTGAAGGCGCTCGTGGTCGCCTCGAAAGACCGTTCCCCGACGCTGCCGGATGTGCCGACCGCCGTCGAAGCCGGGATTCCCGAATTCCAGGCCGAGACCTGGACCGGCCTGTTCGCTCCCAGGAACACGCCGAAGCCCATCCTCGACATCCTCGGTAAAGCGGTTGCGGCGGCGCTGAACGATCCCGAGGTGGACAAGCGGCTCGCCACCATCGGCGCCCGCGTCCCGGATGCCGACGGCCGCGGCGCGGCGGCGATGCAGAAACTGGTCGCTGCAGAGATCGACCGCTGGGCCGACATTCTGAACAAGGCGGGCTTCAAGCCCGATTGA
- a CDS encoding amidohydrolase family protein yields MTGVVTIPPGACDCHVHLFGPAEAFPFAESRVYTPGNAQEDALLALHERLGISRVVLVQPSPYGSDNSRLLAGLARLGSRARAVAVIEADTPEKTLTRLSKAGVRGLRLNVDTHGVSDPEVIWASLSKASARCASLRWHTQILTRLSVIEALERHMAKLPAPLVIDHFGRPDIDQGVGQPGFPSLLRLMRTGQVWVKLSSIGRLCGADQDRIAPFVQALVDAGADRLIWGSDWPHTGGGRGGRPASAVEPFAQVDDTESLAALARAVGDAATLRRILVDNPAQLYGFEG; encoded by the coding sequence ATGACCGGCGTCGTGACCATTCCCCCCGGCGCATGCGATTGCCACGTCCATCTGTTCGGGCCGGCTGAAGCCTTTCCTTTCGCGGAATCGCGCGTCTACACGCCGGGGAACGCCCAAGAGGATGCCCTGCTGGCTCTTCATGAGAGGCTCGGCATTTCCCGGGTCGTCCTGGTTCAACCCAGCCCCTACGGTTCGGACAACAGCCGACTCCTCGCGGGCCTTGCGAGGCTGGGCTCGCGAGCTCGCGCCGTCGCCGTCATCGAAGCCGACACTCCCGAGAAAACGCTGACGCGGCTGTCGAAGGCCGGCGTTCGGGGCCTGCGCCTGAATGTCGATACGCATGGCGTCTCCGACCCGGAGGTCATCTGGGCAAGCCTGAGCAAGGCATCCGCCCGCTGCGCGAGCCTCCGCTGGCATACGCAGATCCTGACGCGACTCTCCGTCATCGAGGCGTTGGAGCGGCACATGGCAAAACTGCCCGCACCGCTGGTGATCGACCATTTCGGTCGACCGGACATCGACCAAGGCGTCGGGCAGCCGGGCTTTCCGTCACTCTTGCGATTGATGCGAACCGGCCAAGTCTGGGTGAAGCTCTCCTCGATCGGCCGGCTTTGTGGCGCCGATCAGGATCGGATCGCACCGTTCGTTCAAGCGCTGGTCGATGCCGGCGCGGATCGGCTGATCTGGGGCTCGGACTGGCCGCATACGGGAGGCGGAAGAGGCGGACGGCCCGCCTCCGCCGTCGAACCCTTCGCGCAGGTCGACGACACGGAATCGCTGGCGGCTCTTGCGCGGGCTGTCGGCGATGCCGCCACGCTTCGCCGGATCCTGGTCGACAACCCCGCGCAACTCTACGGATTTGAGGGATGA
- a CDS encoding MBL fold metallo-hydrolase produces MMKPFDTPAELASSDLDLVVCGFPGKSACHGGLGWSTVAMLRQGDRVALVDAGNFGMRKLLIEQLDQRGLKPSQVTDLLLTHSHYDHSVNWTLFRDARIVVGAVEMDWALTVPWGETPVPELYVRALSDWPTCHRVEDGAEVFPGMTAHLAPGHTPGCLIFHWRTPARDIIFTGDAAKNRAELISRDTDMTYDAAVSRATIDMIWKRWRERPGTVVVPGHDLPMLLDGDEPRYLGKRRASIRAWFGKDIATLTELDLTTDRA; encoded by the coding sequence ATGATGAAGCCTTTCGACACGCCCGCCGAGCTGGCGAGTTCCGATCTCGACCTCGTCGTCTGCGGCTTCCCCGGCAAATCAGCCTGTCATGGCGGGCTCGGCTGGAGCACCGTGGCGATGCTACGGCAAGGAGATCGGGTCGCGCTTGTCGATGCCGGCAATTTCGGAATGCGCAAACTGCTGATCGAGCAGCTGGATCAAAGGGGCCTGAAGCCGTCTCAGGTCACCGATCTTCTGCTGACCCATTCTCACTACGACCACTCGGTCAACTGGACGCTGTTCCGCGATGCGCGGATCGTGGTTGGCGCGGTCGAGATGGATTGGGCGCTCACGGTTCCCTGGGGAGAGACGCCGGTCCCGGAGCTCTATGTCCGGGCCCTTTCCGATTGGCCGACCTGCCACAGGGTCGAGGACGGCGCCGAGGTCTTTCCCGGGATGACGGCGCATCTGGCGCCCGGCCACACGCCAGGCTGCCTGATCTTCCATTGGCGCACGCCCGCCCGGGACATCATCTTCACGGGCGATGCGGCCAAGAACCGGGCCGAGCTGATCTCGCGCGACACCGACATGACCTATGACGCTGCGGTCAGCCGCGCGACGATCGATATGATCTGGAAGAGATGGCGCGAACGGCCCGGCACCGTGGTGGTACCGGGACACGATCTGCCGATGCTTCTGGACGGCGACGAGCCGCGCTATCTCGGCAAGCGGCGCGCCTCGATCAGAGCCTGGTTTGGGAAGGATATCGCGACCCTCACCGAGTTGGATCTGACCACCGATCGCGCTTGA
- the rfbB gene encoding dTDP-glucose 4,6-dehydratase, which produces MSLRFLVTGGAGFIGSAVVRRLIEATAHEVCVVDKLTYAGNLASLAPVSGSGRYRFEHTDIGDGERMRAILAQFRPDIVMHLAAESHVDRSIDGPAAFIDTNIVGTFTLLQEALRHWRGLEGEAKARFRFHHISTDEVFGSLGAEGLFHEATAYQPNSPYSASKAASDHLVRAWHHTYGLPTLVTNCSNNYGPYHFPEKLIPLMILNALEGKALPVYGDGRNVRDWLYVEDHAEALLTVAERGRPGETYAIGGRSEMANIAVVRRVCAILDEIRPDPAGTRERLITFVTDRPGHDARYAIDAGKIERELGWRPRYDFETGLRETIAWYLANQAWWSDIRAGRYRGERLGIA; this is translated from the coding sequence TTGAGCCTTCGTTTTCTTGTGACGGGTGGGGCGGGTTTCATCGGCTCTGCGGTGGTTCGCCGGCTGATTGAGGCGACGGCGCATGAGGTCTGCGTGGTCGACAAGCTGACCTATGCCGGGAACCTGGCCTCGCTGGCGCCGGTCTCGGGCAGCGGGCGCTATCGCTTCGAGCATACCGATATCGGTGATGGCGAGCGGATGCGCGCGATCCTGGCGCAGTTCCGGCCCGATATCGTGATGCATCTGGCGGCCGAGAGCCATGTCGACCGCTCGATCGACGGGCCGGCGGCCTTCATCGACACCAACATCGTCGGCACCTTCACCCTGCTGCAGGAGGCACTGCGCCACTGGCGCGGGCTGGAAGGGGAGGCGAAGGCGCGCTTCCGCTTCCACCATATCTCGACCGACGAGGTCTTCGGCTCGCTCGGCGCCGAGGGGCTCTTCCACGAGGCGACGGCCTATCAGCCGAACTCGCCCTATTCGGCCTCGAAGGCGGCGTCCGACCACCTCGTGCGGGCCTGGCACCACACCTATGGCCTGCCGACGCTGGTGACGAACTGCTCCAACAATTACGGGCCGTATCACTTCCCCGAGAAGCTGATCCCGCTGATGATCCTCAATGCGCTGGAGGGCAAGGCGCTGCCGGTCTATGGCGACGGGCGCAATGTCCGCGACTGGCTCTATGTCGAGGACCATGCCGAGGCGCTGCTGACGGTGGCGGAGCGCGGGCGGCCGGGGGAGACCTACGCCATCGGCGGGCGCAGCGAGATGGCCAATATCGCGGTGGTGCGGCGCGTCTGCGCCATCCTCGACGAGATCCGGCCCGACCCGGCCGGGACGCGGGAGCGGCTGATCACCTTCGTCACCGACCGGCCCGGCCATGATGCGCGCTATGCGATCGACGCCGGCAAGATCGAGCGCGAGCTCGGCTGGCGGCCGCGATACGATTTCGAAACCGGGCTGAGGGAAACCATCGCCTGGTATCTGGCCAATCAGGCATGGTGGAGCGACATCCGTGCCGGCCGCTATCGCGGAGAACGGCTCGGTATCGCCTGA
- a CDS encoding DUF6502 family protein → MTDAAPGPAADKLYPPLARLLRPLVRLCIRAGMTFPALSQLLRELYVNVAEYDFALPGKEQTDSRVSLLTGIHRKEVSRLRGAGAPVNAVPAAVSRTGAIIAHWLASPRFCDAAGTPLPLPRNAEGSSPSFEELVSSVTRDVRPRAVLDEWLDRRIVTIDTEDHIVLAEAAFIPQHGDDEKLYYFGRNLHDHIAAAAANVLGSKPAFLERSVHYDGLSAELAERLEARSRELALEMLQRINREAHVASETDRGGEHRWNCGVYVFRERDSRASDESNLA, encoded by the coding sequence ATGACGGATGCAGCTCCTGGCCCCGCCGCTGACAAGCTTTACCCGCCATTGGCGCGGCTGTTGCGGCCACTTGTCCGTCTCTGCATTCGCGCCGGCATGACCTTCCCCGCGCTGAGCCAGCTCCTGCGGGAGCTTTACGTCAATGTGGCGGAGTACGACTTTGCCTTGCCCGGAAAGGAGCAGACCGACAGCCGTGTCAGCCTGCTGACCGGCATCCACCGCAAGGAGGTGAGCCGGCTGCGTGGTGCTGGCGCTCCCGTCAATGCCGTGCCGGCAGCGGTCTCCCGGACCGGCGCCATCATCGCGCACTGGCTGGCCTCGCCACGCTTCTGCGACGCAGCCGGAACTCCCCTGCCCCTGCCACGCAATGCAGAAGGATCGTCCCCGTCCTTCGAGGAACTGGTGTCATCCGTCACACGAGACGTAAGGCCCCGTGCCGTGCTCGATGAATGGCTCGACCGCCGGATCGTCACGATCGATACGGAAGACCATATCGTGCTGGCGGAGGCGGCCTTCATCCCGCAGCACGGCGACGACGAGAAGCTGTATTATTTCGGCCGAAACCTGCACGACCACATTGCGGCGGCGGCGGCGAACGTCCTCGGCTCCAAGCCGGCCTTCCTCGAGCGCTCGGTTCACTATGACGGCCTTTCCGCCGAGCTGGCCGAACGGCTCGAAGCCCGCTCGCGCGAACTCGCCCTCGAAATGCTGCAGCGCATCAACCGTGAGGCTCACGTTGCCAGCGAGACGGACCGCGGCGGCGAGCATCGCTGGAATTGCGGGGTCTATGTTTTCCGCGAGCGCGATAGCCGCGCGAGCGACGAAAGCAACCTGGCATGA